From Bombina bombina isolate aBomBom1 chromosome 1, aBomBom1.pri, whole genome shotgun sequence:
GACGGTCAACTTGATAATTCTCTCCTTAGTTCATCATTGGTCCAAAATTCGATTTTGGTGGATCCTGTTGCTAGCATTGCAGCAAATGCAAGTTTTCCAAAGGCATCAACTTCTGCTTTTCCTGCACCAGTAGCATTGAACTCAGGAAGTCTGCCTATTCAGACTGCTCATAACCCTGAGGATATGGCAATACTGAGTACAGCCATTACAAGTTCTTCATACAGTATAGCATCACACCATGAATGGCCTCAGCATCAAGAGCAAACTAGGACCGAACAAGTCTATAGCCAGAAACCGGACACAGCCCTACCTGTTGCACAATACAACTTGAACTATCAACCAGGAACCGCTGTACAGCTCCATTCTGGATTACATCATAGACCTGACAAAGCTGAGCATTCTCTTGTGAAACCAGAACATGGCCACAAGTCATCAAGTGGTAAACACCATGGACAAATGTACTCCCAATCATTGGCTATTTCTCACAAAATGTCTTTGGATAAGTATAGGGAGAAGCGAAAACTTGAAACTGTAGAATTGGATGCAAGAGATCCTTATGCACCAGCCCATTTAGAGCAAGCACCGCATAAGAAGCACACACAAACAGCCAGTGGCAGTCTAACGTCTCCCATTAAAATGAAACTTCCTCTCACAAGTACAGAAAAGGCTGAAAAACACTTgtctgagaaaaaagaaaaaggtgtaTCGCTTAAATTGCGGATACCTATTCCGCCTACTGAGCGAAGCTCCACTAAAGAAGacttaaaaatgaaaattaaagtaGCTTCCACAGACAGACACAGCTCTTCTGATGAGGGCAGTGGGAAGAGTAAACACTCAAGTCCGCACATGAACAAAGAACCTAAAGAAAAGCACAAAGATCATTCTTCCAATCGACACCACAGTAGCAGCCACAAGCATTCCCATTCGCATGGTTTCAGCAGTGGGAATAGCAATAATAGCAATAAACTTAACATGGATGGAATGCCAACATCTGTTTTGAGGAGTCCCGTTGGCCTTTCCAACGATGGTAGTAACTCCAGCTCTTCAAGAAAGAGGCCACATTCCAACGATGCCTCTTACAACCACCACTCCAAAATGAGCAAaagttccaaaagttcaggtagtTCATCTAGTTCTTCCTCTGTTAAGCAGTATATATCCTCTCACAACGCTGTTCTTAACCATCCCTTACCCCCTCCCCCCCCTGTCACATACCAGGTGGGCTACGGTCATCTCAGCACCCTCGTGAAACTGGACAAGAAGCCAGTGGAGAACAACGGCCCTGATGCCGGTCACGAGTACAGTGCAAACAGCCAGCATATGGACTACAAAGATACATTCGACATGCTTGATTCGCTGTTAAGTGCCCAAGGAATGAATATGTGATTAACTCTTTAActctttttgtcttttatttttagaaaaattttctttttaatttaaaaaaa
This genomic window contains:
- the CCNT2 gene encoding cyclin-T2 isoform X4, whose product is MADGGEPTSCWFFTREQLESSPSRRCGVEADKELSYRQQAANLIQDMGQRLNVSQLTINTAIVYMHRFYMHHSFTKFHRNIMSPTALFLAAKVEEQPRKLEHVIKVSHACLNPPDQLLDTKSDAYLQQAQELVILETILLQTLGFEITIEHPHTDVVKCTQLVRASKDLAQTSYFMATNSLHLTTFCLQYKPTVIACVCIHLACKWSNWEIPVSTDGKHWWEYVDQSVTLELLDELTHEFLQILEKTPSRLKRIRNWRANQAARKPKSDGQLDNSLLSSSLVQNSILVDPVASIAANASFPKASTSAFPAPVALNSGSLPIQTAHNPEDMAILSTAITSSSYSIASHHEWPQHQEQTRTEQVYSQKPDTALPVAQYNLNYQPGTAVQLHSGLHHRPDKAEHSLVKPEHGHKSSSGKHHGQMYSQSLAISHKMSLDKYREKRKLETVELDARDPYAPAHLEQAPHKKHTQTASGSLTSPIKMKLPLTSTEKAEKHLSEKKEKGVSLKLRIPIPPTERSSTKEDLKMKIKVASTDRHSSSDEGSGKSKHSSPHMNKEPKEKHKDHSSNRHHSSSHKHSHSHGFSSGNSNNSNKLNMDGMPTSVLRSPVGLSNDGSNSSSSRKRPHSNDASYNHHSKMSKSSKSSGGLRSSQHPRETGQEASGEQRP
- the CCNT2 gene encoding cyclin-T2 isoform X3; this encodes MADGGEPTSCWFFTREQLESSPSRRCGVEADKELSYRQQAANLIQDMGQRLNVSQLTINTAIVYMHRFYMHHSFTKFHRNIMSPTALFLAAKVEEQPRKLEHVIKVSHACLNPPDQLLDTKSDVRRPCLKTDSSSKVAYLQQAQELVILETILLQTLGFEITIEHPHTDVVKCTQLVRASKDLAQTSYFMATNSLHLTTFCLQYKPTVIACVCIHLACKWSNWEIPVSTDGKHWWEYVDQSVTLELLDELTHEFLQILEKTPSRLKRIRNWRANQAARKPKSDGQLDNSLLSSSLVQNSILVDPVASIAANASFPKASTSAFPAPVALNSGSLPIQTAHNPEDMAILSTAITSSSYSIASHHEWPQHQEQTRTEQVYSQKPDTALPVAQYNLNYQPGTAVQLHSGLHHRPDKAEHSLVKPEHGHKSSSGKHHGQMYSQSLAISHKMSLDKYREKRKLETVELDARDPYAPAHLEQAPHKKHTQTASGSLTSPIKMKLPLTSTEKAEKHLSEKKEKGVSLKLRIPIPPTERSSTKEDLKMKIKVASTDRHSSSDEGSGKSKHSSPHMNKEPKEKHKDHSSNRHHSSSHKHSHSHGFSSGNSNNSNKLNMDGMPTSVLRSPVGLSNDGSNSSSSRKRPHSNDASYNHHSKMSKSSKSSGGLRSSQHPRETGQEASGEQRP
- the CCNT2 gene encoding cyclin-T2 isoform X2, whose product is MADGGEPTSCWFFTREQLESSPSRRCGVEADKELSYRQQAANLIQDMGQRLNVSQLTINTAIVYMHRFYMHHSFTKFHRNIMSPTALFLAAKVEEQPRKLEHVIKVSHACLNPPDQLLDTKSDAYLQQAQELVILETILLQTLGFEITIEHPHTDVVKCTQLVRASKDLAQTSYFMATNSLHLTTFCLQYKPTVIACVCIHLACKWSNWEIPVSTDGKHWWEYVDQSVTLELLDELTHEFLQILEKTPSRLKRIRNWRANQAARKPKSDGQLDNSLLSSSLVQNSILVDPVASIAANASFPKASTSAFPAPVALNSGSLPIQTAHNPEDMAILSTAITSSSYSIASHHEWPQHQEQTRTEQVYSQKPDTALPVAQYNLNYQPGTAVQLHSGLHHRPDKAEHSLVKPEHGHKSSSGKHHGQMYSQSLAISHKMSLDKYREKRKLETVELDARDPYAPAHLEQAPHKKHTQTASGSLTSPIKMKLPLTSTEKAEKHLSEKKEKGVSLKLRIPIPPTERSSTKEDLKMKIKVASTDRHSSSDEGSGKSKHSSPHMNKEPKEKHKDHSSNRHHSSSHKHSHSHGFSSGNSNNSNKLNMDGMPTSVLRSPVGLSNDGSNSSSSRKRPHSNDASYNHHSKMSKSSKSSGSSSSSSSVKQYISSHNAVLNHPLPPPPPVTYQVGYGHLSTLVKLDKKPVENNGPDAGHEYSANSQHMDYKDTFDMLDSLLSAQGMNM
- the CCNT2 gene encoding cyclin-T2 isoform X1, producing MADGGEPTSCWFFTREQLESSPSRRCGVEADKELSYRQQAANLIQDMGQRLNVSQLTINTAIVYMHRFYMHHSFTKFHRNIMSPTALFLAAKVEEQPRKLEHVIKVSHACLNPPDQLLDTKSDVRRPCLKTDSSSKVAYLQQAQELVILETILLQTLGFEITIEHPHTDVVKCTQLVRASKDLAQTSYFMATNSLHLTTFCLQYKPTVIACVCIHLACKWSNWEIPVSTDGKHWWEYVDQSVTLELLDELTHEFLQILEKTPSRLKRIRNWRANQAARKPKSDGQLDNSLLSSSLVQNSILVDPVASIAANASFPKASTSAFPAPVALNSGSLPIQTAHNPEDMAILSTAITSSSYSIASHHEWPQHQEQTRTEQVYSQKPDTALPVAQYNLNYQPGTAVQLHSGLHHRPDKAEHSLVKPEHGHKSSSGKHHGQMYSQSLAISHKMSLDKYREKRKLETVELDARDPYAPAHLEQAPHKKHTQTASGSLTSPIKMKLPLTSTEKAEKHLSEKKEKGVSLKLRIPIPPTERSSTKEDLKMKIKVASTDRHSSSDEGSGKSKHSSPHMNKEPKEKHKDHSSNRHHSSSHKHSHSHGFSSGNSNNSNKLNMDGMPTSVLRSPVGLSNDGSNSSSSRKRPHSNDASYNHHSKMSKSSKSSGSSSSSSSVKQYISSHNAVLNHPLPPPPPVTYQVGYGHLSTLVKLDKKPVENNGPDAGHEYSANSQHMDYKDTFDMLDSLLSAQGMNM